The following are encoded in a window of Polyangium spumosum genomic DNA:
- a CDS encoding transglutaminase-like domain-containing protein — translation MIRPRIVHFPSNLAKARYMAEGSKRDLLLPEVQRWAAVFRRLPMHERAAAILKFCQYAIDYVRDPKREVLEDSAVTLFRGFGDCDAKTRVFVALCRACGIPAREKPVRPEQDFPHILAEVFVNGRWQPADPTILNSTIGRIPPAWLARTNYW, via the coding sequence ATGATCCGGCCGCGTATCGTCCACTTCCCTTCGAACCTCGCGAAAGCGCGGTACATGGCCGAGGGCAGCAAGCGCGATCTCCTGCTTCCCGAGGTGCAGCGCTGGGCAGCCGTCTTCCGGCGATTGCCGATGCACGAGCGCGCCGCGGCGATCCTGAAATTCTGCCAGTACGCGATCGACTACGTGCGCGACCCGAAGCGCGAAGTCCTCGAAGATTCCGCCGTGACGCTTTTCCGTGGCTTCGGCGACTGCGACGCGAAAACGCGTGTCTTCGTGGCCCTCTGCCGCGCATGCGGCATTCCGGCCCGCGAGAAGCCAGTCCGTCCTGAGCAGGACTTTCCGCATATCCTCGCGGAGGTCTTCGTGAATGGGCGATGGCAACCCGCGGACCCAACGATCCTGAACTCGACGATCGGGCGTATCCCGCCCGCCTGGCTCGCGAGAACGAACTACTGGTGA
- a CDS encoding tyrosine-type recombinase/integrase, protein MALRKVMRRGEPRLFIDIRFRKKDGSRGRLRKDAQVQTLVAARAEEKRYLITIAQHGEPYVAAGDAAAPVPSRKSFAEVVDEFKATFMITELKVTSRKGYEGVLDATLVPRFGGRGVDEVDGVAAGELDLELSKRELSQSTRNNTQIVLRSVLKFAKARGYIARVPEGLPRLKPIGQCILEIPTDEEVERILAAASAGQRLAFGLMAYAGLRPNEVRGLRRRDVRLRWEGEAVAGGFVSVREGRSFGETHTPKTGQREVPVTPELGRLLAPVETGAREELVAMTARGKPWGQSGLVQAFERVRDRVGLEGWSVYCLRHYAITSWLRAGVPVHVVQRMAGHKNLATTQRYVHHLKEDLEEAGRRMATRGHSLLCSRS, encoded by the coding sequence ATGGCGTTGCGTAAGGTGATGCGGCGAGGGGAGCCGCGGTTGTTCATTGATATCCGGTTCCGGAAGAAGGACGGGTCGCGCGGGCGGCTGCGCAAGGACGCCCAGGTCCAGACGCTCGTGGCGGCGCGCGCGGAGGAGAAGCGATACCTCATCACCATTGCGCAGCACGGCGAGCCTTACGTGGCGGCGGGGGATGCGGCGGCGCCGGTGCCTTCGAGGAAGTCGTTCGCCGAGGTGGTGGACGAGTTCAAGGCGACGTTCATGATCACCGAGCTGAAGGTGACGTCGCGCAAGGGGTACGAGGGGGTGCTCGACGCGACGCTGGTTCCGAGATTCGGCGGGCGTGGGGTCGACGAGGTGGACGGCGTCGCGGCCGGGGAGCTCGACCTCGAGCTGTCGAAGCGCGAGCTGTCGCAGTCGACGCGGAACAATACGCAGATCGTGCTCCGGTCGGTGCTGAAGTTCGCGAAGGCGCGCGGGTACATCGCGCGTGTGCCGGAGGGGTTGCCGCGGCTCAAGCCGATCGGGCAGTGCATTCTGGAGATTCCGACCGACGAAGAGGTCGAGCGGATCCTCGCGGCGGCGAGCGCGGGGCAGCGGTTGGCGTTCGGGTTGATGGCGTATGCAGGGCTGCGGCCGAATGAGGTGCGGGGGTTACGGCGGCGGGATGTGCGGCTCCGGTGGGAGGGGGAGGCGGTCGCCGGCGGGTTCGTGAGCGTGCGGGAGGGGCGGTCGTTCGGGGAGACGCATACGCCGAAGACGGGGCAGCGGGAGGTGCCGGTGACGCCGGAGCTCGGGAGGTTGCTCGCGCCGGTGGAGACGGGGGCGCGGGAGGAGCTCGTGGCGATGACGGCGCGGGGGAAGCCGTGGGGGCAGTCGGGGTTGGTGCAGGCGTTCGAGAGGGTGAGGGATCGGGTGGGGCTGGAGGGGTGGTCGGTGTATTGCCTGCGTCATTATGCGATTACGTCGTGGTTACGGGCGGGGGTGCCGGTACATGTGGTGCAGAGGATGGCGGGGCATAAGAATTTGGCGACGACGCAGCGGTATGTGCATCATCTGAAGGAGGATTTGGAGGAGGCGGGGAGGAGGATGGCGACGAGGGGGCACAGCCTTCTCTGTTCGCGCTCCTGA
- a CDS encoding right-handed parallel beta-helix repeat-containing protein, giving the protein MSKTARVSSAAIWVLMLASCVTGVTVNDDVVDESEHTAAAELAFVAAPSSAKVCDVVMAGADPAGVADSTQAFKDAMTCSTLNGNIPVFVPSGQYKITQKLTVPVAVSLVGTQSGGVGVNGPPNYDSLPRLNFPAGMNSDAIVLQERTSINGIQLYFSTQQASGAALRVTGVGVDIRNVKLTSPFYGILGADTDNVGRIHVSNVFMVQPRIGVHLGQTLDVSRVENVHVWNNGGIVSGSYGFVFARNDYLNASNISVFQADVGVEFTDSTNAATPGGSIASISNLQADACVTGVNVRGNARVSMGASTVFVHYYGMVAYDSSTVTVSGTQFQTNGGATIWMRSANASATISGCSIDRTSKASPSNAVLVDAAKYITVTGNTMAVYGHGVMFHAAPTLGVVSGNAIHITNPYGRAWWGTWGTGTVISGNASNLLP; this is encoded by the coding sequence ATGAGTAAAACAGCCAGGGTTTCATCGGCAGCGATCTGGGTTCTCATGCTTGCGTCTTGCGTCACCGGTGTCACCGTCAACGACGACGTCGTCGACGAGAGTGAGCACACGGCGGCCGCCGAACTGGCGTTCGTGGCGGCGCCGTCCTCTGCCAAGGTTTGTGACGTGGTCATGGCGGGCGCAGATCCTGCAGGCGTCGCCGACTCGACGCAGGCGTTCAAAGACGCGATGACCTGCTCGACCCTGAACGGCAACATCCCCGTCTTCGTGCCCAGCGGTCAATACAAAATCACCCAGAAGCTTACCGTCCCTGTCGCCGTGTCGCTCGTCGGCACGCAGAGCGGAGGCGTCGGAGTGAACGGGCCGCCGAACTACGACTCCCTGCCGAGGCTCAACTTCCCCGCTGGAATGAACTCGGACGCGATCGTGCTGCAGGAACGGACGTCCATCAATGGCATACAACTCTACTTTTCGACACAGCAGGCGTCAGGCGCCGCGCTCCGCGTCACGGGCGTGGGCGTCGATATTCGAAACGTGAAGCTCACCTCGCCGTTTTATGGCATTCTCGGCGCCGACACGGACAACGTGGGGCGCATTCACGTCTCCAACGTGTTCATGGTGCAGCCGCGAATCGGCGTGCATCTAGGGCAAACGCTGGACGTGTCGCGGGTGGAGAATGTGCACGTCTGGAACAACGGCGGGATCGTATCCGGCTCCTACGGCTTCGTCTTCGCCAGGAACGATTACCTCAATGCATCGAATATCTCCGTGTTTCAGGCCGATGTCGGGGTCGAGTTTACCGACTCGACCAACGCGGCCACGCCAGGGGGCTCGATCGCGTCGATCTCGAACCTACAGGCTGACGCTTGCGTCACCGGGGTCAATGTGAGAGGCAACGCCCGTGTGTCGATGGGCGCGAGCACGGTGTTTGTGCATTACTATGGGATGGTCGCCTACGACTCGTCAACGGTCACCGTTTCCGGCACGCAGTTCCAAACGAACGGCGGTGCCACCATATGGATGCGGTCGGCGAACGCTTCAGCCACGATATCCGGTTGCTCGATCGATCGCACCAGCAAGGCTTCTCCATCAAACGCGGTGCTGGTCGACGCAGCCAAATACATAACCGTGACGGGAAACACGATGGCTGTGTACGGCCACGGGGTGATGTTCCACGCCGCCCCCACGCTTGGTGTTGTCAGTGGAAACGCAATTCACATCACCAACCCCTATGGTCGGGCGTGGTGGGGGACCTGGGGCACCGGGACAGTGATCTCCGGGAACGCCAGCAACCTGTTGCCATGA